In Zingiber officinale cultivar Zhangliang chromosome 6A, Zo_v1.1, whole genome shotgun sequence, a single genomic region encodes these proteins:
- the LOC121998768 gene encoding probable acyl-[acyl-carrier-protein]--UDP-N-acetylglucosamine O-acyltransferase, mitochondrial isoform X2, which translates to MLAVSSLRRLIFSSVRLFSRRRFHADFFGSGESSLIHPTSIIHPDAVLGQGVSIGPFCTVGSAVKIGNACQLHASSHIVGETEIGDHCIIQTGAVVGADLPGLTVLGHHNVVGHYAVVGVKCQDLKYKPGDECFLYIGDHNDIREYSSIHRSSKSCDKTIIGDNNLIMGHSHIAHDCKIGNKNIFANNTLLAGHVVVEDYVHTSGAIAVHQFCHIGSHSFIGGGAMVTQDIPKFMMVSGGRAELRGLNLEGLRRHGFSEIEVRGMRKAYQKIFMVNEANSGGLDDRLSQVEHDEEVACFSAVTHMVQSIRESFRPNRRGICKFRNPSAS; encoded by the exons ATGCTCGCCGTCAGTTCTCTCCGCCGCCTAATCTTCTCCTCTGTCAGGCTCTTCTCGCGTCGCCGATTCCACGCTG ATTTTTTTGGATCGGGAGAATCCAGTTTAATTCACCCAACTTCCATCATCCACCCCGATGCGGTTCTTGGGCAG GGCGTGTCGATTGGACCTTTCTGTACTGTTGGGTCTGCTGTCAAGATTGGTAATGCTTGTCAGTTGCACGCGTCGAGCCATATTGTGGGAGAGACTGAAATAGGAGACCACTGCATTATTCAAAC TGGTGCAGTTGTTGGAGCAGATCTACCTGGTCTTACAGTCCTTGGACATCATAATGTCGTTGGACACTATGCTGTCGTTGGTGTGAAGTGTCAGGACTTGAAATATAAG CCAGGGGATGAATGTTTTCTGTATATTGGTGACCACAATGACATTAGGGAGTATAGTTCCATTCATCGTTCTTCAAAATCCTGTGACAAAACT ATTATTGGTGATAATAATCTGATCATGGGTCATAGTCATATTGCTCACGATTGCAAAATCGGTAACAAGAACATTTTTGCTAATAACACTTTACTCGCTGGACATGTGGTGGTAGAA GATTATGTTCATACTTCTGGCGCAATTGCAGTTCATCAATTTTGTCATATTGGATCACATTCTTTCATCGGCGGGGGAGCTATG GTTACGCAGGACATACCAAAGTTCATGATGGTTTCTGGTGGTAGGGCAGAGCTTCGTGGTTTGAATCTTGAAGGGCTCAGGCGGCATGGATTCTCAGAGATTGAG GTACGTGGTATGAGGAAGGCATACCAAAAGATATTCATGGTCAATGAAGCAAACTCTGGGGGTCTCGACGACCGGCTCAGTCAAGTG GAACATGATGAAGAGGTTGCTTGTTTTTCTGCTGTGACTCATATGGTCCAATCGATCCGCGAATCATTTCGACCAAACCGACGAGGAATATGCAAGTTCAGAAATCCAAGTGCATCCTGA
- the LOC121998768 gene encoding probable acyl-[acyl-carrier-protein]--UDP-N-acetylglucosamine O-acyltransferase, mitochondrial isoform X5 codes for MLAVSSLRRLIFSSVRLFSRRRFHADFFGSGESSLIHPTSIIHPDAVLGQGVSIGPFCTVGSAVKIGNACQLHASSHIVGETEIGDHCIIQTGAVVGADLPGLTVLGHHNVVGHYAVVGVKCQDLKYKPGDECFLYIGDHNDIREYSSIHRSSKSCDKTDYVHTSGAIAVHQFCHIGSHSFIGGGAMVTQDIPKFMMVSGGRAELRGLNLEGLRRHGFSEIEEEDVRGMRKAYQKIFMVNEANSGGLDDRLSQVEHDEEVACFSAVTHMVQSIRESFRPNRRGICKFRNPSAS; via the exons ATGCTCGCCGTCAGTTCTCTCCGCCGCCTAATCTTCTCCTCTGTCAGGCTCTTCTCGCGTCGCCGATTCCACGCTG ATTTTTTTGGATCGGGAGAATCCAGTTTAATTCACCCAACTTCCATCATCCACCCCGATGCGGTTCTTGGGCAG GGCGTGTCGATTGGACCTTTCTGTACTGTTGGGTCTGCTGTCAAGATTGGTAATGCTTGTCAGTTGCACGCGTCGAGCCATATTGTGGGAGAGACTGAAATAGGAGACCACTGCATTATTCAAAC TGGTGCAGTTGTTGGAGCAGATCTACCTGGTCTTACAGTCCTTGGACATCATAATGTCGTTGGACACTATGCTGTCGTTGGTGTGAAGTGTCAGGACTTGAAATATAAG CCAGGGGATGAATGTTTTCTGTATATTGGTGACCACAATGACATTAGGGAGTATAGTTCCATTCATCGTTCTTCAAAATCCTGTGACAAAACT GATTATGTTCATACTTCTGGCGCAATTGCAGTTCATCAATTTTGTCATATTGGATCACATTCTTTCATCGGCGGGGGAGCTATG GTTACGCAGGACATACCAAAGTTCATGATGGTTTCTGGTGGTAGGGCAGAGCTTCGTGGTTTGAATCTTGAAGGGCTCAGGCGGCATGGATTCTCAGAGATTGAG GAAGAAGAT GTACGTGGTATGAGGAAGGCATACCAAAAGATATTCATGGTCAATGAAGCAAACTCTGGGGGTCTCGACGACCGGCTCAGTCAAGTG GAACATGATGAAGAGGTTGCTTGTTTTTCTGCTGTGACTCATATGGTCCAATCGATCCGCGAATCATTTCGACCAAACCGACGAGGAATATGCAAGTTCAGAAATCCAAGTGCATCCTGA
- the LOC121998768 gene encoding probable acyl-[acyl-carrier-protein]--UDP-N-acetylglucosamine O-acyltransferase, mitochondrial isoform X1, translating to MLAVSSLRRLIFSSVRLFSRRRFHADFFGSGESSLIHPTSIIHPDAVLGQGVSIGPFCTVGSAVKIGNACQLHASSHIVGETEIGDHCIIQTGAVVGADLPGLTVLGHHNVVGHYAVVGVKCQDLKYKPGDECFLYIGDHNDIREYSSIHRSSKSCDKTIIGDNNLIMGHSHIAHDCKIGNKNIFANNTLLAGHVVVEDYVHTSGAIAVHQFCHIGSHSFIGGGAMVTQDIPKFMMVSGGRAELRGLNLEGLRRHGFSEIEEEDVRGMRKAYQKIFMVNEANSGGLDDRLSQVEHDEEVACFSAVTHMVQSIRESFRPNRRGICKFRNPSAS from the exons ATGCTCGCCGTCAGTTCTCTCCGCCGCCTAATCTTCTCCTCTGTCAGGCTCTTCTCGCGTCGCCGATTCCACGCTG ATTTTTTTGGATCGGGAGAATCCAGTTTAATTCACCCAACTTCCATCATCCACCCCGATGCGGTTCTTGGGCAG GGCGTGTCGATTGGACCTTTCTGTACTGTTGGGTCTGCTGTCAAGATTGGTAATGCTTGTCAGTTGCACGCGTCGAGCCATATTGTGGGAGAGACTGAAATAGGAGACCACTGCATTATTCAAAC TGGTGCAGTTGTTGGAGCAGATCTACCTGGTCTTACAGTCCTTGGACATCATAATGTCGTTGGACACTATGCTGTCGTTGGTGTGAAGTGTCAGGACTTGAAATATAAG CCAGGGGATGAATGTTTTCTGTATATTGGTGACCACAATGACATTAGGGAGTATAGTTCCATTCATCGTTCTTCAAAATCCTGTGACAAAACT ATTATTGGTGATAATAATCTGATCATGGGTCATAGTCATATTGCTCACGATTGCAAAATCGGTAACAAGAACATTTTTGCTAATAACACTTTACTCGCTGGACATGTGGTGGTAGAA GATTATGTTCATACTTCTGGCGCAATTGCAGTTCATCAATTTTGTCATATTGGATCACATTCTTTCATCGGCGGGGGAGCTATG GTTACGCAGGACATACCAAAGTTCATGATGGTTTCTGGTGGTAGGGCAGAGCTTCGTGGTTTGAATCTTGAAGGGCTCAGGCGGCATGGATTCTCAGAGATTGAG GAAGAAGAT GTACGTGGTATGAGGAAGGCATACCAAAAGATATTCATGGTCAATGAAGCAAACTCTGGGGGTCTCGACGACCGGCTCAGTCAAGTG GAACATGATGAAGAGGTTGCTTGTTTTTCTGCTGTGACTCATATGGTCCAATCGATCCGCGAATCATTTCGACCAAACCGACGAGGAATATGCAAGTTCAGAAATCCAAGTGCATCCTGA
- the LOC121998768 gene encoding probable acyl-[acyl-carrier-protein]--UDP-N-acetylglucosamine O-acyltransferase, mitochondrial isoform X4, translating to MLAVSSLRRLIFSSVRLFSRRRFHADFFGSGESSLIHPTSIIHPDAVLGQGVSIGPFCTVGSAVKIGNACQLHASSHIVGETEIGDHCIIQTGAVVGADLPGLTVLGHHNVVGHYAVVGVKCQDLKYKPGDECFLYIGDHNDIREYSSIHRSSKSCDKTIIGDNNLIMGHSHIAHDCKIGNKNIFANNTLLAGHVVVEDYVHTSGAIAVHQFCHIGSHSFIGGGAMVTQDIPKFMMVSGGRAELRGLNLEGLRRHGFSEIEVRGMRKAYQKIFMVNEANSGGLDDRLSQVVNLTGT from the exons ATGCTCGCCGTCAGTTCTCTCCGCCGCCTAATCTTCTCCTCTGTCAGGCTCTTCTCGCGTCGCCGATTCCACGCTG ATTTTTTTGGATCGGGAGAATCCAGTTTAATTCACCCAACTTCCATCATCCACCCCGATGCGGTTCTTGGGCAG GGCGTGTCGATTGGACCTTTCTGTACTGTTGGGTCTGCTGTCAAGATTGGTAATGCTTGTCAGTTGCACGCGTCGAGCCATATTGTGGGAGAGACTGAAATAGGAGACCACTGCATTATTCAAAC TGGTGCAGTTGTTGGAGCAGATCTACCTGGTCTTACAGTCCTTGGACATCATAATGTCGTTGGACACTATGCTGTCGTTGGTGTGAAGTGTCAGGACTTGAAATATAAG CCAGGGGATGAATGTTTTCTGTATATTGGTGACCACAATGACATTAGGGAGTATAGTTCCATTCATCGTTCTTCAAAATCCTGTGACAAAACT ATTATTGGTGATAATAATCTGATCATGGGTCATAGTCATATTGCTCACGATTGCAAAATCGGTAACAAGAACATTTTTGCTAATAACACTTTACTCGCTGGACATGTGGTGGTAGAA GATTATGTTCATACTTCTGGCGCAATTGCAGTTCATCAATTTTGTCATATTGGATCACATTCTTTCATCGGCGGGGGAGCTATG GTTACGCAGGACATACCAAAGTTCATGATGGTTTCTGGTGGTAGGGCAGAGCTTCGTGGTTTGAATCTTGAAGGGCTCAGGCGGCATGGATTCTCAGAGATTGAG GTACGTGGTATGAGGAAGGCATACCAAAAGATATTCATGGTCAATGAAGCAAACTCTGGGGGTCTCGACGACCGGCTCAGTCAAGTG GTTAACTTGACAGGAACATGA
- the LOC121998768 gene encoding probable acyl-[acyl-carrier-protein]--UDP-N-acetylglucosamine O-acyltransferase, mitochondrial isoform X3, with the protein MLAVSSLRRLIFSSVRLFSRRRFHADFFGSGESSLIHPTSIIHPDAVLGQGVSIGPFCTVGSAVKIGNACQLHASSHIVGETEIGDHCIIQTGAVVGADLPGLTVLGHHNVVGHYAVVGVKCQDLKYKPGDECFLYIGDHNDIREYSSIHRSSKSCDKTIIGDNNLIMGHSHIAHDCKIGNKNIFANNTLLAGHVVVEDYVHTSGAIAVHQFCHIGSHSFIGGGAMVTQDIPKFMMVSGGRAELRGLNLEGLRRHGFSEIEEEDVRGMRKAYQKIFMVNEANSGGLDDRLSQVVNLTGT; encoded by the exons ATGCTCGCCGTCAGTTCTCTCCGCCGCCTAATCTTCTCCTCTGTCAGGCTCTTCTCGCGTCGCCGATTCCACGCTG ATTTTTTTGGATCGGGAGAATCCAGTTTAATTCACCCAACTTCCATCATCCACCCCGATGCGGTTCTTGGGCAG GGCGTGTCGATTGGACCTTTCTGTACTGTTGGGTCTGCTGTCAAGATTGGTAATGCTTGTCAGTTGCACGCGTCGAGCCATATTGTGGGAGAGACTGAAATAGGAGACCACTGCATTATTCAAAC TGGTGCAGTTGTTGGAGCAGATCTACCTGGTCTTACAGTCCTTGGACATCATAATGTCGTTGGACACTATGCTGTCGTTGGTGTGAAGTGTCAGGACTTGAAATATAAG CCAGGGGATGAATGTTTTCTGTATATTGGTGACCACAATGACATTAGGGAGTATAGTTCCATTCATCGTTCTTCAAAATCCTGTGACAAAACT ATTATTGGTGATAATAATCTGATCATGGGTCATAGTCATATTGCTCACGATTGCAAAATCGGTAACAAGAACATTTTTGCTAATAACACTTTACTCGCTGGACATGTGGTGGTAGAA GATTATGTTCATACTTCTGGCGCAATTGCAGTTCATCAATTTTGTCATATTGGATCACATTCTTTCATCGGCGGGGGAGCTATG GTTACGCAGGACATACCAAAGTTCATGATGGTTTCTGGTGGTAGGGCAGAGCTTCGTGGTTTGAATCTTGAAGGGCTCAGGCGGCATGGATTCTCAGAGATTGAG GAAGAAGAT GTACGTGGTATGAGGAAGGCATACCAAAAGATATTCATGGTCAATGAAGCAAACTCTGGGGGTCTCGACGACCGGCTCAGTCAAGTG GTTAACTTGACAGGAACATGA
- the LOC121995508 gene encoding pathogenesis-related protein 1A-like — protein MAQSPAMFPLPSLFLIHVLLLLLFTLASADAPSPPAADLGNGVSVTSPERNSFCLNLGSLEIGCINQKSSTPSPSLDSPTPPSPPPLFSPPPSDSTTAPPSQPPPPGRRGQDVREYLQAHNQVRVAEGEAPLEWDPEVARYARRWASNRRLDCAMVHSQGPYGENIFWGAVGASWTPDLAVDAWAEEAAYYDRATNTCEEGQMCGHYTQMVWNSTAKVGCALVECFADAGYIVICNYDPPGNYVGESPFDN, from the coding sequence ATGGCGCAGAGTCCAGCAATGTTTCCTCTCCCCTCGCTCTTCCTCATCCacgttctccttctcctcctcttcactCTTGCCTCAGCCGACGCCCCCTCTCCGCCGGCCGCGGACTTGGGCAACGGCGTCTCTGTAACGTCGCCGGAGAGAAACTCTTTCTGCCTCAATTTGGGCTCCTTGGAGATTGGTTGCATTAATCAGAAATCATCTACGCCGTCGCCCAGTTTGGATTCGCCGACTCCTCCGTCTCCTCCTCCTCTGTTTTCCCCGCCGCCTTCAGATTCTACGACTGCACCTCCGTCTCAGCCTCCGCCGCCTGGGCGACGAGGGCAAGATGTGCGGGAGTACCTGCAAGCGCACAACCAGGTGAGGGTGGCGGAGGGCGAGGCGCCGCTGGAGTGGGACCCGGAGGTGGCGCGGTACGCTCGGCGGTGGGCCAGCAATCGGCGCCTCGACTGCGCGATGGTGCACTCGCAAGGACCGTACGGGGAGAACATATTCTGGGGGGCAGTCGGCGCTTCGTGGACCCCCGACCTGGCGGTGGATGCCTGGGCGGAGGAGGCTGCGTACTACGACCGCGCCACCAACACCTGCGAGGAGGGCCAGATGTGCGGTCACTACACGCAGATGGTGTGGAACAGCACGGCCAAGGTGGGATGCGCCCTCGTCGAGTGCTTCGCCGACGCCGGTTACATTGTCATCTGCAACTACGACCCGCCGGGAAACTATGTCGGGGAGAGCCCTTTCgacaattaa